In Stenotrophomonas sp. ESTM1D_MKCIP4_1, a single genomic region encodes these proteins:
- a CDS encoding LysR family transcriptional regulator, with translation MNTHSPPSPRFSYKSDRLKPLRAFCQTVRLGSVSRAAEALFVSQPAISLQLQALERELGVPLFERSGRRLVPSREGQLLYEMAQPLVESLDGLEARFRDKVRGLDAGELNIAANSSTILYLLPKIVERFRLHHPDVRLTLHNAISADGTDLLREDAADLAIGSMTDVPADLTYAPAYRFEQVLIAPHDHPLASGGELELADIARYPLVLPPKRQITYRLVDQVFQRHRIAYTVALEVGGWEVIKQYVAMGMGISIVPALCLHESDHTRLAARSMKRWFPERSYGVIVRLGKALSAQARAFIELIQPELFSPRDYDQSGHSER, from the coding sequence ATGAACACGCACAGCCCGCCAAGTCCGCGTTTTTCCTACAAATCCGACCGGCTGAAACCGCTGCGCGCGTTCTGCCAGACGGTGCGCCTGGGTTCTGTCTCACGGGCGGCTGAGGCGCTGTTCGTCAGCCAGCCGGCCATCAGCCTGCAGTTGCAGGCGCTGGAGCGGGAACTGGGGGTGCCGTTGTTCGAGCGCAGTGGGCGACGCCTGGTGCCCAGCCGCGAAGGCCAGCTGCTGTACGAGATGGCGCAGCCGCTGGTGGAAAGCCTGGACGGGCTGGAAGCGCGCTTCCGCGACAAGGTGCGCGGGCTGGATGCAGGCGAACTGAACATCGCCGCCAACAGCTCGACCATCCTCTACCTGCTGCCGAAGATCGTTGAACGCTTCCGCCTGCACCATCCGGACGTGCGCCTGACCCTGCACAACGCGATCAGCGCCGATGGCACCGACCTGCTGCGCGAGGATGCGGCCGACCTGGCCATTGGTTCGATGACCGACGTGCCGGCCGACCTGACCTATGCGCCGGCCTATCGCTTCGAGCAGGTGCTGATTGCGCCACACGACCACCCGCTGGCCAGCGGTGGCGAACTGGAACTGGCCGACATCGCGCGCTACCCGCTGGTGCTGCCGCCGAAACGGCAGATCACCTACCGGCTGGTGGACCAGGTGTTCCAGCGCCACCGCATTGCGTACACCGTTGCGCTGGAAGTGGGCGGCTGGGAAGTCATCAAGCAGTACGTGGCGATGGGCATGGGCATTTCCATCGTGCCGGCGCTGTGCCTGCATGAAAGCGACCACACGCGGCTGGCGGCGCGGTCGATGAAGCGCTGGTTCCCCGAGCGCAGCTACGGGGTGATCGTGCGCCTGGGCAAGGCGTTGTCGGCGCAGGCGCGGGCGTTCATCGAGCTGATCCAGCCGGAGTTGTTCAGCCCGCGCGATTACGACCAGAGCGGGCATTCGGAACGGTAG